From Rutidosis leptorrhynchoides isolate AG116_Rl617_1_P2 chromosome 3, CSIRO_AGI_Rlap_v1, whole genome shotgun sequence, a single genomic window includes:
- the LOC139902306 gene encoding uncharacterized protein, protein MNTSSTLSCLLILIAATRYLSLFEVELDSADVLLRYSSALVQGATNVFWIDVQTNTKHFQSLFSYLLVDVALVPERLKKIPLQVTTFLIITLRGSWGGAHGGAQRDLFNLVDKIESFLKNFPVYPNAFLVGGPADIFVIELADQLQKLKVEPVLLHYLSQIKVLQGLELRMTTSTRLKTCLYSFTSSGGPMYPTRAVRHAAWDALDFLFPVGRYPRHMISLFFRLMYPWYWPSSCWNFVLSCIQAIFYSILRLVFPRHKLRDPHQS, encoded by the exons TTATTTGAAGTTGAACTTGATAGCGCCGATGTTCTCCTTCGTTACTCATCAGCTCTTGTGCAAGGTGCTACAAACGTCTTCTG GATTGATGTCCAGACAAATACGAAACACTTCCAGAGTCTCTTCTCG TATCTTCTTGTGGATGTTGCATTGGTACCTGAGAGGTTGAAGAAAATCCCTTTGCAGGTAACAACTTTTCTAATAATTACTTTAAGAGGTAGTTGGGGTGGGGCCCATGGGGGC GCACAGCGAGATCTCTTTAATCTAG TTGACAAAATCGAAAGCTTTTTAAAGAATTTTCCAGTGTATCCAAATGCTTTCTTAGTAGGGGGTCCCGCAGACATTTTTGTTATCGAACTAGCTGATCAG CTTCAAAAACTGAAAGTGGAGCCTGTGTTGTTACATTATCTATCCCAAATTAAAGTTCTCCAAGGTCTAGAATTAAGAATGACTACAAGCACCAGACTTAAAACATGTTTGTACAGCTTCACATCATCTGGTGGACCCATGTATCCAACACGAGCTGTTCGTCATGCAGCCTGGGATGCTCTAGATTTTCTTTTTCCA GTGGGACGATATCCTCGACACATGATTAGTCTGTTTTTTCGGTTAATGTATCCATGGTACTGGCCATCTTCATGTTGGAACTTTGTCTTGTCATGCATACAAGCAATATTTTATTCCATATTGAGGCTCGTTTTCCCCCGCCATAAGTTAAGAGACCCCCATCAGTCCTAG